From Skermanella sp. TT6, a single genomic window includes:
- a CDS encoding DNA-methyltransferase: protein MIDELGSVAIGRFLQGDALCQLRNLPHETINLVVSSPPYNIGKVYEKKDPLTMPQYLEWQNEIIEAVARCVTPDGSICWQVGTYVNNGEIVPLDVVFYNSFKKHGLKLRNRIIWRYNFGHNADRRFSGRYETILWFTKSDNYKFNLDPVRVPQIYPGKRHAKAKTTKAGSPSGNPLGKNPSDYWEFSAERDFIDNPVWDIPNVKHNHPEKTVHPCQFPIELVERCVLALTEKNNVVLDPFVGTGATVLAAVKHQRNGIGIDKDENFLRIAQDRLNQLHCGKLAMRQLGQPIWQPTLTEKLARIPEEWKQ from the coding sequence ATGATTGACGAACTTGGTAGTGTGGCCATCGGTAGGTTTTTACAGGGAGATGCGCTTTGCCAGCTAAGGAATTTGCCTCACGAAACAATAAATTTGGTTGTATCGTCGCCTCCCTACAACATAGGTAAGGTTTATGAAAAAAAAGATCCATTAACCATGCCTCAATATCTAGAGTGGCAGAACGAAATAATTGAGGCTGTGGCTCGATGTGTTACGCCAGATGGTAGCATCTGTTGGCAAGTGGGGACATATGTAAACAATGGAGAAATCGTTCCTCTAGATGTTGTTTTCTATAATAGTTTCAAAAAACACGGACTAAAACTCCGAAACCGCATCATTTGGAGGTATAATTTTGGCCATAATGCTGACCGACGCTTTTCTGGGCGTTATGAAACGATACTATGGTTTACTAAAAGCGATAATTATAAGTTCAACTTAGATCCTGTGCGCGTACCCCAAATCTACCCTGGAAAGCGTCATGCAAAAGCAAAGACTACAAAAGCGGGTTCTCCCAGTGGAAACCCTTTAGGGAAAAACCCGTCGGATTACTGGGAGTTCTCTGCAGAGCGCGATTTCATTGACAATCCGGTTTGGGATATTCCCAATGTCAAGCATAATCATCCTGAGAAAACAGTTCATCCTTGTCAATTTCCAATTGAACTAGTAGAACGTTGTGTGCTTGCCCTCACTGAGAAAAACAATGTAGTTCTTGATCCGTTTGTTGGCACTGGTGCAACAGTTCTTGCTGCAGTCAAACACCAGAGAAACGGAATTGGTATCGATAAAGACGAAAATTTCCTAAGGATCGCCCAAGATCGCCTTAACCAATTGCATTGCGGAAAGCTGGCGATGCGTCAACTTGGACAGCCAATCTGGCAGCCCACCTTAACTGAAAAACTCGCGCGCATTCCGGAAGAGTGGAAACAGTAA
- a CDS encoding DUF4258 domain-containing protein, which yields MIAPSPSKGCPDKQNMGRQFLTGSAMAQATQKPGDRKCEVRFTSNALHALRLRNISEADVLQALSEGSVSRVDDKSGHTVLRMGDVRIVTQGDGASITVLTAMRTSEFPNHAE from the coding sequence ATGATCGCGCCGTCCCCTTCGAAGGGATGTCCCGATAAGCAGAACATGGGCAGACAGTTTTTGACTGGATCAGCAATGGCGCAGGCAACACAAAAGCCGGGTGACCGGAAGTGCGAAGTCCGCTTCACCAGCAATGCGCTTCACGCCTTGAGGCTGAGGAACATCAGCGAGGCGGATGTGCTGCAGGCCCTGTCGGAGGGTTCCGTAAGTCGGGTGGACGACAAGAGCGGCCATACGGTTCTCCGCATGGGTGATGTTCGTATCGTAACCCAAGGTGATGGCGCTTCGATAACCGTGCTTACGGCGATGCGCACGAGCGAATTTCCCAATCATGCCGAATAG
- a CDS encoding HlyD family type I secretion periplasmic adaptor subunit, producing MTASVPANDPFPVVPPAVFPAVPDLPPVRRALLAGAALAVVGFGGFGAWASLAPLSSAAVAGGIVVADTNRKTIQHLDGGIVAEILVRDGDRVEAGQVLMRLDDLETRSTVTLLEDQRRAHAAQEARLLAERDGADSLVFPADLAALRADAGMAEILSGQERIFESYRASLDSRTEVTRQRIAQYRSQISAFEAQLAAGRRQLDLIGEELVGVRELFAKGLERKPRLLALQRQAADLDGEQGEFANRIAQAREAIAQAEMEILSLRADRRNEVTAELREVQMRLAEVREKLAAARVRQGRRDLIAPEAGTVLNPRYFAPGAVVPPGGPVLDLVPLDDRLVVEARVRPRDIDVVHAGLPAKVVLSAFKMRTTPQIDARVIRVSADALKDERTGEFYYTARVAAAPDQLEKLGDLRLQPGMPAETLIVTGERTLLQYLLQPVRDTFRTAFREE from the coding sequence ATGACCGCATCCGTTCCCGCCAACGATCCTTTCCCCGTGGTCCCCCCGGCCGTCTTCCCGGCAGTCCCGGACCTTCCGCCGGTCCGGCGCGCCCTGCTGGCCGGCGCCGCGCTGGCCGTCGTCGGGTTCGGCGGCTTCGGGGCATGGGCCTCCCTGGCGCCCCTGTCGAGCGCCGCGGTCGCCGGCGGGATCGTCGTGGCCGACACGAACCGCAAGACCATCCAGCACCTGGACGGCGGCATCGTCGCCGAGATCCTGGTGCGCGACGGCGACCGGGTCGAGGCCGGGCAGGTGCTGATGCGCCTGGACGACCTGGAGACCCGCTCCACCGTGACCCTGCTGGAGGACCAGCGCCGCGCCCATGCCGCCCAGGAGGCGCGGCTGCTGGCCGAGCGCGACGGCGCCGACTCGCTGGTCTTCCCGGCGGACCTCGCGGCGCTGCGCGCCGACGCCGGCATGGCCGAGATCCTGTCCGGGCAGGAACGCATCTTCGAGAGCTACCGCGCCTCCCTGGACAGCCGCACCGAGGTGACCCGCCAGCGGATCGCCCAGTACCGGTCTCAGATCAGCGCCTTCGAGGCCCAGCTGGCGGCGGGACGGCGCCAGCTCGACCTGATCGGGGAGGAGCTGGTCGGGGTGCGGGAGCTGTTCGCGAAGGGGCTGGAGCGCAAGCCGCGCCTGCTCGCCCTGCAGCGGCAGGCGGCCGACCTGGACGGCGAGCAGGGCGAGTTCGCCAACAGGATCGCCCAGGCCCGCGAAGCGATCGCCCAGGCCGAGATGGAGATCCTGTCCCTGCGCGCGGACCGGCGGAACGAGGTGACGGCCGAGCTGCGCGAGGTCCAGATGCGGCTGGCGGAGGTGCGGGAGAAGCTGGCCGCCGCCCGGGTCCGCCAAGGGCGCCGCGACCTCATCGCCCCCGAAGCCGGGACCGTGCTCAATCCGCGCTATTTCGCCCCTGGCGCCGTGGTGCCGCCGGGCGGGCCGGTGCTCGACCTGGTGCCCCTCGACGACCGGCTGGTGGTGGAGGCCAGGGTGCGGCCGCGCGACATCGACGTGGTGCATGCCGGGCTGCCGGCGAAGGTCGTCCTGTCGGCCTTCAAGATGCGCACGACGCCCCAGATCGACGCGCGGGTGATCCGCGTCTCCGCCGACGCCCTGAAGGACGAGCGCACCGGGGAATTCTATTACACGGCCCGGGTCGCCGCCGCCCCGGACCAGTTGGAGAAGCTGGGCGACCTCCGCCTTCAGCCCGGCATGCCGGCCGAGACCCTGATCGTGACCGGCGAGCGGACCCTGCTGCAATATCTGCTTCAGCCGGTCCGGGACACTTTCCGCACTGCGTTCCGGGAGGAATGA
- a CDS encoding calcium-binding protein: MANPTNGNDILDGTNGNDVIVGLDGEDILNGKGGNDTLIGNRGTDKHNGGHGNDKIVWNNGDGSDFNDGGSGYDTQIVNGSVTDGDQFVVKANDSGFVFDRVNLVPFKLTDKNIEKLEVNGGGGHDTLKIGDMTGTSLKEVLFNGGHGDDFLDASATNIPVKANGGSGNDTMLGGSADDVLNGDGGNDVLVGGRGTDKHNGGHGNDTIVWNNGDGSDFNDGGSGYDTQVVNGANAAGDEFVVKANGSGFVFDRVNLVPFKLTDKNIEKLEVNGGGGDDKLKIGNMAGTSLKEAVFSGGSGNDRLDASHAHIKVTADGGHGHDWLTGGSKDDILKGGAGDDHISGGHGDDKIYGGAGKDTLTGGSGADHFYVDKYDVITDFQKGIDTIHWIA; encoded by the coding sequence ATGGCCAATCCCACCAACGGCAACGACATCCTCGACGGCACCAACGGCAACGACGTCATCGTCGGCCTGGACGGCGAAGACATCCTGAACGGCAAGGGCGGCAACGACACCCTGATCGGCAACCGGGGCACCGACAAGCACAATGGCGGCCACGGCAACGACAAGATCGTCTGGAACAACGGCGACGGGTCCGACTTCAACGACGGCGGCTCGGGCTACGACACCCAGATCGTCAACGGCTCGGTCACCGACGGCGACCAGTTCGTGGTCAAGGCCAACGACTCCGGCTTCGTGTTCGACCGCGTCAACCTGGTGCCCTTCAAGCTGACCGACAAGAACATCGAGAAGCTGGAAGTGAACGGCGGCGGCGGCCACGACACGCTGAAGATCGGCGACATGACCGGTACCAGCCTCAAGGAGGTCCTGTTCAACGGCGGCCACGGCGACGATTTCCTGGATGCCAGCGCCACCAACATCCCCGTCAAGGCGAACGGCGGCTCGGGCAACGACACGATGCTCGGCGGCTCCGCCGACGACGTGCTGAACGGCGACGGCGGCAACGACGTGCTGGTCGGCGGCCGGGGCACCGACAAGCACAATGGCGGCCACGGCAACGACACCATCGTCTGGAACAACGGCGACGGGTCCGACTTCAACGACGGCGGCTCCGGCTACGACACCCAGGTGGTCAACGGCGCCAACGCCGCCGGCGACGAGTTCGTGGTCAAGGCCAACGGCTCCGGCTTCGTGTTCGACCGCGTCAACCTGGTGCCGTTCAAGCTGACCGACAAGAACATCGAGAAGCTGGAGGTCAACGGCGGCGGCGGCGACGACAAGCTGAAGATCGGCAACATGGCCGGGACCAGCCTGAAGGAAGCCGTCTTCAGCGGCGGCTCGGGCAACGACAGGCTGGACGCCTCCCACGCCCACATCAAGGTCACGGCCGACGGCGGGCACGGCCACGACTGGCTCACCGGCGGCTCGAAGGACGACATCCTGAAGGGCGGCGCGGGCGACGACCATATCAGCGGCGGGCACGGCGACGACAAGATCTACGGCGGCGCGGGCAAGGACACGCTGACCGGCGGCAGCGGCGCCGACCATTTCTACGTGGACAAGTACGACGTGATCACGGACTTCCAGAAGGGGATCGACACCATCCACTGGATCGCCTGA
- a CDS encoding DGQHR domain-containing protein, giving the protein MSNEKERRGSGASRSGRIKAKKIPSLADRERGLIQRRHFKFVRTIFEQSGFVRLTTLSKKQFRFLDSASDFDDVFLYENILVICEYTIEVNVSKHIKGKTTVFGKILDNQGEFIKFVNEKVDGNEKLNTSDYYPDHYYIAIVYSSYHEVSQEIKKEFPRFVYLDWNIVRYFTNVADTVHRSARFELLEFLGFRAQQVGQNSIRSISDNPINLDVSVLPEGYSNFAEGYKVVSFYAAPITILERAYVLRRHGWRSGFTSYQRMIDKKKICSIRQYLKDVGRVFVNNIVVTLPSDTKFLDNAGNTLNASEIKKTTSGKLQLPSGFNSIGIIDGQHRVFSYYEGGEDEERVAKLRRKQNLLITGIVYPPGISDGEKIRFEANLFLEINSTQTNAKSDVKQEVGLLLRPFELDSIAKRVIISLNDGNGPLADRFERYFYDKGKIKTTTIVSYGLKHIIKTSGDDSFFAVWNSPNKLRLLEQDEAVLGEYVQFCVSEMNMFFSAAKKNIGQERWVLTKGKGTGFLNPTTINALIGCLRRIIRSKLTRNHEYYCEKLSSIGEFDISLYKSSQYNDMAEKIFTEYFGI; this is encoded by the coding sequence ATGTCCAATGAGAAAGAAAGGCGTGGAAGTGGAGCCTCTCGATCTGGTCGGATCAAGGCAAAGAAAATACCGTCACTTGCAGATCGTGAGCGTGGGCTTATCCAAAGACGCCACTTTAAATTCGTCCGAACGATTTTTGAACAAAGCGGGTTTGTTAGGTTGACAACCTTATCTAAGAAGCAATTCCGTTTCTTGGATAGCGCGTCAGATTTTGACGATGTGTTCCTTTATGAAAATATCCTAGTCATATGTGAGTACACGATCGAAGTAAACGTCTCGAAACATATAAAGGGAAAAACAACCGTATTCGGTAAAATATTAGATAACCAAGGCGAGTTCATCAAATTTGTTAATGAAAAAGTTGATGGTAACGAAAAACTTAATACGTCAGATTATTATCCAGATCATTATTATATTGCAATCGTATACAGTTCATACCATGAAGTTAGTCAAGAAATCAAAAAAGAGTTTCCGAGGTTTGTGTATCTTGATTGGAACATAGTTAGGTATTTTACTAACGTTGCTGATACGGTTCATCGTTCAGCACGGTTTGAATTGCTTGAATTTCTAGGATTCCGCGCGCAACAAGTCGGCCAGAATTCGATTCGGTCTATTAGTGACAACCCAATAAATTTAGACGTTTCGGTGTTGCCGGAGGGCTACTCTAATTTTGCTGAAGGCTACAAGGTTGTATCCTTTTACGCTGCTCCAATTACTATTCTCGAAAGAGCATACGTGTTGAGACGACATGGCTGGCGTTCAGGATTTACTTCTTATCAAAGAATGATAGACAAGAAAAAAATCTGTTCTATTCGGCAATATCTAAAAGATGTGGGACGTGTATTTGTAAACAACATTGTTGTCACCTTACCTTCTGATACAAAGTTCTTAGACAACGCTGGTAATACTCTTAACGCTTCTGAAATCAAGAAAACAACCTCTGGTAAGCTTCAGCTTCCATCGGGCTTCAATTCGATTGGTATCATTGACGGGCAGCATCGAGTTTTTTCTTACTATGAAGGAGGAGAAGATGAGGAACGCGTAGCAAAATTGCGCCGGAAACAAAATCTGCTGATTACAGGGATTGTCTATCCGCCAGGTATTTCCGACGGGGAGAAGATAAGGTTTGAAGCTAATCTTTTCTTAGAAATCAATTCTACACAAACAAATGCTAAATCTGACGTTAAACAAGAGGTAGGTCTACTATTGCGTCCGTTTGAATTGGATTCAATTGCAAAAAGGGTAATAATTTCTCTTAATGACGGGAATGGGCCACTCGCTGATCGCTTTGAACGATACTTTTATGATAAGGGTAAAATAAAGACAACAACAATTGTTAGTTATGGATTGAAGCATATCATCAAGACATCTGGAGACGATTCATTTTTCGCAGTCTGGAACAGCCCAAACAAGCTGAGGTTATTAGAGCAGGATGAAGCTGTGCTGGGGGAATATGTACAGTTCTGCGTCAGCGAGATGAATATGTTTTTCTCTGCTGCCAAGAAAAATATCGGGCAAGAACGCTGGGTTTTAACGAAAGGTAAGGGTACCGGCTTTCTGAATCCAACTACGATAAATGCGCTAATTGGGTGCCTTCGACGAATAATTCGTTCTAAACTAACAAGAAATCATGAATACTATTGTGAAAAATTGTCAAGCATTGGAGAGTTCGATATAAGTTTGTACAAATCGAGCCAATACAATGATATGGCTGAAAAAATATTTACTGAATATTTTGGGATATAA
- the aac(3) gene encoding aminoglycoside 3-N-acetyltransferase, giving the protein MRDDIERLGIRPGDAVMVHAAMSRVGRLLNGPDALIGALLDAVGGAGGPGGTILAYTDWDARYDELLDRDGRVPRAWRPHVPPFDPLASRAARDNGILAEFVRTYPGSRRSGNPGASVAAVGARTAWFTADHPLDYGYGEGSPLAKLVAARGKVLMVGAPLDTMTLLHHAEHLARLPGKRVRRQEVPFATPAGTVWRMVEEFETADPVVPGLKEDYFGTVVEEFLAAGRGARGLVGDAPAALVDAAAITDFAVGWLERRVG; this is encoded by the coding sequence TTGCGCGACGATATCGAGCGTCTGGGCATCCGCCCCGGCGACGCCGTCATGGTCCACGCCGCCATGAGCCGCGTCGGGCGGCTGCTGAACGGCCCCGACGCGCTGATCGGCGCCTTGCTCGACGCGGTCGGCGGCGCGGGCGGCCCGGGCGGAACCATCCTCGCCTATACCGATTGGGACGCCCGGTACGACGAATTGCTGGACCGGGACGGCCGCGTCCCCAGGGCTTGGCGCCCCCACGTGCCCCCCTTCGACCCCCTGGCCTCGCGGGCGGCGCGGGACAACGGCATCCTGGCGGAGTTCGTCCGGACCTATCCCGGCAGCCGGCGGAGCGGCAACCCCGGGGCATCCGTCGCCGCCGTCGGCGCGCGGACTGCGTGGTTCACCGCCGACCATCCGCTCGACTACGGCTACGGCGAGGGATCGCCCCTGGCGAAGCTGGTCGCCGCGCGCGGCAAGGTGCTGATGGTCGGAGCACCTCTGGACACCATGACCCTGCTGCACCATGCCGAGCATCTGGCGCGCCTCCCGGGCAAGCGCGTCCGCCGGCAGGAGGTCCCGTTCGCCACCCCGGCCGGGACCGTGTGGCGCATGGTGGAGGAGTTCGAAACCGCCGATCCGGTCGTCCCCGGCCTGAAGGAGGATTACTTCGGCACCGTCGTGGAGGAGTTCCTGGCGGCCGGCCGGGGTGCCCGGGGGCTGGTCGGGGACGCGCCCGCGGCGCTGGTGGACGCGGCGGCGATCACGGATTTCGCGGTCGGGTGGCTGGAGCGGCGGGTCGGCTGA
- a CDS encoding type I secretion system permease/ATPase, translating to MTHEAPPAGPPAGELAAAPAGALAGALARCRRPLLWIAGFSLLINILMLTSSLYMMQVFDRVLASGSLATLVFLTLAAGGALALMSGLDYVRSRVLSGLGEWLERRLGAAALERSIDGVLAGRNERADALRDLEALRGFFSGGVTFLFDAPWVPVYIAAIYLLHPVLGHMAVASAAALLALALANNALTARPLAAAGTAGRRAMRTAESALRNAEAVEAMDLMPGILRRWDRDHGEALANQAAAARTGALLLNVTKFLRQMVQVGILALGAWLVVRHELTGGAMIAASIILSRALQPVELAIGGWKQVSNARAARRRLDTFFGRPRRRPRGLPLPAPKGHLTVEDLAFRPPGADRPVLSGVSFDARPGEAVAVIGASAAGKSTLARLLVGLHPATAGSVRLDGAEIFAWRRDDIGRHVGYLPQDIELFAGTVADNIARLHAPDPEAVVAAARLADCHDMILRLPKGYDTEIGDGGAMLSGGQRQRIGLARALYGDPRLVVLDEPNASLDVEGDEALTRAIAALKRGGATVVVIGHRPSTLAQTERILVLAEGRLQLFGPRAAVIDHLKQRQVHAV from the coding sequence ATGACACATGAAGCCCCCCCGGCCGGGCCGCCGGCCGGTGAGTTGGCCGCTGCGCCGGCCGGCGCGCTGGCCGGCGCCCTCGCGCGGTGCCGCCGGCCCCTGCTGTGGATCGCCGGGTTCAGCCTGCTGATCAACATCCTGATGCTGACCTCGTCGCTCTACATGATGCAGGTCTTCGACCGGGTCCTCGCCTCCGGCAGCCTCGCCACCCTGGTTTTCCTGACGCTCGCCGCGGGCGGCGCGCTGGCCCTGATGAGCGGCCTCGACTATGTCCGGTCCCGGGTCCTGTCCGGCCTGGGCGAGTGGCTGGAGCGCCGGCTCGGCGCCGCGGCGCTGGAACGCTCGATCGACGGCGTCCTGGCCGGCCGGAACGAGCGCGCCGACGCGCTCCGCGACCTGGAGGCGCTGCGGGGGTTCTTCTCCGGCGGCGTGACCTTCCTGTTCGACGCGCCCTGGGTCCCTGTCTACATCGCCGCGATCTACCTGCTGCACCCCGTCCTGGGCCACATGGCGGTGGCGTCGGCGGCGGCGCTGCTGGCCCTGGCGCTCGCCAACAACGCCCTGACCGCCAGGCCGCTGGCGGCGGCCGGCACCGCGGGCCGCCGGGCGATGCGCACGGCGGAATCCGCCCTGCGCAATGCCGAGGCGGTCGAGGCCATGGACCTGATGCCCGGCATCCTGCGGCGCTGGGACCGGGACCATGGGGAAGCCCTGGCCAACCAGGCCGCCGCGGCGCGCACCGGCGCCCTGCTGCTCAACGTCACCAAGTTCCTGCGCCAGATGGTCCAGGTCGGCATCCTGGCGCTGGGCGCCTGGCTGGTCGTCCGCCACGAGCTGACCGGCGGGGCCATGATCGCGGCATCGATCATCCTGAGCCGCGCGCTCCAGCCGGTCGAGCTGGCGATCGGCGGCTGGAAGCAGGTATCCAACGCCCGGGCCGCGCGGCGGCGCCTTGACACCTTCTTCGGCCGGCCCCGGCGCCGGCCCCGCGGCCTGCCGCTGCCCGCGCCGAAGGGCCATCTGACCGTCGAGGACTTGGCGTTCCGTCCGCCGGGCGCCGACCGCCCCGTCCTGTCCGGGGTGAGCTTCGACGCGCGGCCGGGCGAGGCGGTGGCGGTGATCGGCGCCTCGGCCGCCGGCAAGTCCACCCTGGCCCGCCTGCTGGTCGGCCTGCATCCGGCGACGGCCGGCAGCGTCCGGCTGGACGGCGCCGAGATCTTCGCCTGGCGGCGCGACGACATCGGGCGCCATGTCGGCTACCTGCCCCAGGATATCGAGCTGTTCGCCGGCACCGTGGCCGACAACATCGCCCGCCTGCATGCGCCCGACCCGGAAGCGGTGGTGGCCGCCGCCCGGCTCGCTGACTGCCACGACATGATCCTGAGGCTGCCCAAGGGCTACGACACGGAGATCGGCGACGGCGGCGCGATGCTGTCGGGCGGCCAGCGCCAGCGGATCGGCCTGGCCCGCGCCCTCTACGGCGATCCCCGGCTGGTCGTGCTCGACGAGCCGAACGCCAGCCTGGACGTGGAGGGGGACGAGGCCCTGACCCGGGCGATCGCCGCCCTGAAGCGCGGCGGCGCCACCGTGGTCGTGATCGGCCACCGGCCCAGCACGCTGGCCCAGACGGAACGCATCCTCGTGCTCGCCGAAGGACGCCTCCAGCTGTTCGGCCCGCGCGCCGCGGTGATCGACCACCTGAAGCAGCGGCAGGTCCACGCCGTCTAG
- a CDS encoding Shedu anti-phage system protein SduA domain-containing protein, with protein MIETRLDSARAEKELDEYKTWLNQNAEFPENRVVTKLKARKDLCLLIQLAAGKGQPDRYKYEFMLQGAFRADLVVGSSKSKHFVLVEFEGGSPNSIFNRKKGSAQLKDWGGELQHAFSQVSDWSWAKNDNQHSVLYKNAFGSDPISETYQIVCGQRSFLGPTDSFRLCGRSEKMTIELCPIRSIRPGQPNRCVAPWAQPTIDGTHYLCPASNRRLRPWRNTAHRGEQNGRLLGPKRFNLIGNRSIRVPDSILDV; from the coding sequence TTGATCGAGACGAGACTTGATTCTGCCCGCGCAGAAAAAGAGTTAGATGAATACAAGACTTGGCTCAACCAGAATGCCGAGTTTCCGGAGAACAGGGTTGTCACGAAATTGAAGGCGCGCAAGGATCTTTGCTTGTTGATACAACTCGCGGCTGGAAAGGGACAGCCGGACCGGTATAAGTACGAGTTTATGCTTCAGGGTGCCTTTCGAGCCGACCTCGTGGTGGGGTCGTCAAAGTCCAAGCATTTCGTGCTGGTCGAATTCGAGGGCGGATCGCCCAACAGCATCTTCAATCGGAAAAAGGGTTCCGCCCAACTCAAGGATTGGGGAGGTGAGCTTCAGCACGCCTTCAGCCAGGTGTCCGATTGGAGTTGGGCCAAGAACGACAATCAGCACAGTGTTTTGTACAAGAATGCTTTCGGGTCGGACCCTATTTCAGAGACCTATCAGATAGTTTGCGGGCAGCGCAGCTTCCTGGGGCCGACCGACAGCTTTCGGCTGTGCGGGCGAAGCGAGAAGATGACGATAGAGTTGTGCCCGATCAGGTCGATCCGCCCAGGGCAGCCGAACCGATGCGTTGCGCCATGGGCGCAACCTACGATCGACGGAACGCATTACCTCTGCCCTGCATCGAACCGTAGGTTGCGCCCATGGCGCAACACAGCGCATCGCGGTGAGCAAAACGGCAGGCTGCTTGGACCGAAGCGGTTCAACCTGATCGGAAACCGCTCTATCCGCGTACCCGATTCGATTCTGGACGTATGA
- the tnpC gene encoding IS66 family transposase produces MEKPPRYRLSEAEKDALLVEQAALIERLAARVAELEALVGKPRKTSANSHIPPSQDGPGGASRKADAKRRRKPRPSRPGVSRPLADDPDRTERRLAECCPHCGTAVPEAAQRCRHRYDHIDLPVIRPVVTRVELFGGRCGDCGRRYRAAPPAAMPPGTPFGPGIRALLAYLHHSHHVGFERLSRMLEELFGLTISEGAIANALRRMGVAFDTACAAIKAKLLGAPVIASDETTTRVNGVTHWQWVFHSGQAVLHTIAPGRGRAVPAGILGGHRPEVWISDRYAGQQELGRVHQVCLAHVLRDVQYAIDCGDTVVAPKIRDHLRWAIRVGKRRPGLKDSTLAAYAAKAERDLDALVGVPAAHPARRELQRLVKAWRGKFFVFLADRRVPPTNNGSEQEIRPSVVFRKVTNGFRSDWGPDIHAGYRSVIGTARRQGQSAWTAIRDLIGGTFAVA; encoded by the coding sequence ATGGAGAAACCGCCGCGCTATCGCCTGAGTGAGGCTGAGAAGGACGCCCTGCTGGTCGAGCAGGCGGCACTGATCGAGCGTCTGGCGGCGCGGGTCGCCGAACTGGAAGCGCTGGTCGGGAAGCCGCGGAAGACGTCGGCCAATTCGCACATTCCGCCGTCGCAGGACGGCCCTGGCGGTGCGTCGCGCAAGGCGGACGCCAAGCGCCGGCGCAAGCCGCGGCCGTCGCGGCCCGGAGTGTCGCGCCCGCTGGCCGACGATCCGGACCGGACCGAGCGCCGCCTAGCCGAGTGCTGTCCGCATTGCGGGACGGCGGTGCCCGAGGCCGCCCAGCGGTGCCGGCACCGCTACGACCACATCGACCTTCCGGTGATCCGCCCGGTGGTGACGCGGGTCGAGCTGTTCGGCGGCCGGTGCGGCGATTGCGGGCGGCGCTACCGGGCCGCCCCGCCCGCCGCCATGCCGCCGGGCACCCCTTTCGGGCCGGGCATCCGGGCGCTGCTGGCCTATCTGCACCACAGCCATCATGTCGGCTTCGAGCGGCTGTCGCGGATGCTGGAGGAGTTGTTCGGACTGACGATCTCCGAGGGGGCCATCGCCAATGCGTTGCGCCGCATGGGGGTGGCGTTCGACACGGCCTGCGCGGCGATCAAGGCCAAACTCCTGGGCGCCCCGGTGATCGCCTCGGACGAGACCACGACGCGGGTCAACGGCGTGACCCACTGGCAGTGGGTATTCCATTCCGGGCAAGCCGTGCTGCACACCATCGCGCCGGGCCGGGGCCGGGCGGTGCCCGCCGGGATCCTGGGCGGGCATAGGCCCGAAGTGTGGATCTCCGACCGCTACGCCGGGCAGCAGGAACTGGGACGGGTCCACCAAGTCTGCCTGGCCCACGTTCTCAGGGACGTGCAGTACGCCATCGACTGCGGCGACACCGTGGTCGCGCCGAAGATCCGCGATCATCTACGCTGGGCCATCCGCGTCGGCAAACGAAGACCGGGCCTGAAGGACAGTACGCTGGCCGCCTACGCCGCCAAAGCCGAGCGGGACCTCGATGCCCTGGTCGGCGTCCCCGCCGCCCATCCGGCCCGACGCGAGCTGCAGCGCCTGGTCAAGGCCTGGCGGGGCAAGTTCTTCGTCTTCCTCGCCGACCGCCGCGTGCCGCCGACCAACAACGGCAGCGAGCAGGAAATCCGCCCGTCCGTGGTCTTCCGCAAGGTCACCAACGGCTTCCGATCCGACTGGGGACCGGACATCCACGCAGGCTATCGCTCCGTGATCGGAACGGCCCGCCGGCAAGGTCAATCCGCCTGGACCGCCATCCGCGACCTCATTGGCGGAACCTTCGCCGTCGCCTGA